One window of the Bos indicus isolate NIAB-ARS_2022 breed Sahiwal x Tharparkar chromosome 15, NIAB-ARS_B.indTharparkar_mat_pri_1.0, whole genome shotgun sequence genome contains the following:
- the MADD gene encoding MAP kinase-activating death domain protein isoform X47: protein MVQKKKSCPRLLDYLVIVGARHPSSDSVAQTPELLRRYPLEDHSEFPLPPDVVFFCQPEGCLSVRQRRMTLRDDTSFVFTLTDKDTGVTRYGICVNFYRSFQKRVPKEKGEAGPGSRGKEGPRAPFVSEEVGPKTSESGPSLQPPSADSTPDVSQSPRARRRAKAGSRSRNSTLTSLCVLSHYPFFSTFRECLYTLKRLVDCCSERLLGKKLGLPRGIQRDTMWRIFTGSLLVEEKSSALLHDLREIEAWIYRLLRSPVPVSGQKRVDIEVLPQELQQALTFALPDPSRFTLVDFPLHLPLELLGVDACLQVLTCILLEHKVVLQSRDYNALSMSVMAFVAMIYPLEYMFPVIPLLPTCMASAEQLLLAPTPYIIGVPASFFLYKLDFKMPDDVWLVDLDSNRVIAPTNAEVLPILPEPESLELKKHLKQALASMSLNTQPILNLEKFHEGQEIPLLLGRPSNDLQSTPSTEFNPLIYGNDVDSVDVATRVAMVRFFNSPNVLQGFQMHTRTLRLFPRPVVAFQAGSFLASRPRQTPFAEKLARTQAVEYFGEWILNPTNYAFQRIHNNMFDPALIGDKPKWYAHQLQPIHYRVYDSGSQLAEALSVPPERDSDSDPTDDSGSDSMDYDDSSSSYSSLGDFVSEMMKCDINGDTPNVDPLTHAALGDASEVAIEELQNQKEAEEPGPDGESSQENPPLRSSPSTTVSSSPSTIIHGASSEPVDSAETDDKAAGGVPKSVPTVPPGMGKCSMDRHQTETGEGAQKLLRPSSLKLASDSDAESDSRASSPTSTVSSNSTEGFGGIMSLASSLYRNHSTSFSLSNLTLPTKGAREKSTPFPSLKGHRRALVDQKSSVIKHSPTVKREPPSPQGRASNSSENQQFLKEVVHSVLDGQGVGWLNMKKVRRLLESEQLRVFVLSKLNRTVQSEDEARQDVIPDVEISRKVYKGMLDLLKCTVLSLEQSFAHAGLGGMASIFGLLEIAQTHYYSKEPDKRKRSPTESISTPVGKDPGLAGRGDPKAMAQLRVPQLGPLAPSAPGKSPKELDTRSLKEENFVASIELWSKHQEVKNQKALEKQRPEVIKPTFDLGETDEKKSQVSADSGVSLTSGSQRTDPDSVISVSPAVMIRSSSQDSEVSNSSGETLGADSDLSSSAGDGPGGEGSAYLAGSRGTLSDSEIETNSATSAIFGKAHSLKPSVKEKLVGSPVRFSEDVSQRVYLYEGLLGRDKGSMWDQLEDAAMETFSISKERSTLWDQMQFWEDAFLDAVMLEREGMGMDQGPQEMIDRYLSLGEHDRKRLEDDEDRLLATLLHNLISYMLLMKVNKNDIRKKVRRLMGKSHIGLVYSQQINEVLDQLANLNGRDLSIRSSGSRHMKKQTFVVHAGTDTNGDIFFMEVCDDCVVLRSNIGTVYERWWYEKLINMTYCPKTKVLCLWRRNGSETQLNKFYTKKCRELYYCVKDSMERAAARQQSIKPGPELGGEFPVQDMKTGEGGLLQVTLEGINLKFMHNQFLKLKKW from the exons ATGGTGCAAAAGAAGAAGTCCTGTCCTCGGTTACTTGACTACCTGGTGATCGTAGGGGCCAG GCACCCGAGCAGTGACAGTGTGGCCCAGACTCCGGAACTGCTACGGCGGTACCCACTAGAGGACCACTCGGAGTTTCCCCTGCCCCCGGATGTCGTGTTCTTCTGCCAGCCGGAGGGCTGCCTGAGCGTGCGGCAGCGGCGCATGACCCTGCGGGATGACACCTCTTTTGTCTTCACCCTCACGGACAAGGACACTGGTGTCACCCGATATGGCATCTGCGTCAACTTCTACCGCTCCTTCCAAAAGCGCGTGCCTAAGGAAAAGGGGGAGGCCGGGCCAGGGTCCCGGGGGAAGGAAGGGCCCCGAGCCCCCTTCGTCTCCGAGGAGGTGGGCCCCAAGACCTCGGAGAGCGGCCCATCCCTGCAGCCGCCCAGTGCCGACTCCACCCCAGACGTGAGCCAGTCTCCGCGGGCCAGACGCCGGGCCAAGGCGGGGAGCCGGTCCCGCAACAGCACGCTGACGTCCCTGTGCGTGCTCAGCCACTACCCCTTCTTCTCTACCTTCCGAGAGTGTCTGTACACCCTCAAGCGTCTGGTGGACTGCTGCAGCGAGCGCCTGCTGGGCAAGAAACTGGGCCTCCCTCGAGGCATACAGAG GGACACCATGTGGCGAATCTTTACTGGATCGTTGTTAGTGGAGGAGAAGTCAAGTGCCCTGCTGCACGACCTCCGGGAGATTGAGGCCTGGATCTACCGGTTGCTGCGCTCCCCGGTACCTGTCTCGGGGCAGAAGCGAGTGGACATTGAGGTCCTGCCCCAGGAGCTCCAGCAGGCTCTGACCTTTGCTCTCCCAGACCCCTCTCGATTCACCCTAGTGGACTTCCCGCTGCACCTCCCCCTGGAGCTTCTGGGTGTGGACGCCTGTCTACAGGTGCTCACCTGCATCCTGTTAGAGCACAAG GTTGTGCTCCAGTCCCGAGACTACAATGCACTCTCCATGTCCGTGATGGCCTTTGTGGCGATGATCTACCCCTTGGAGTATATGTTTCCTGTTATCCCACTGCTGCCCACCTGCATGGCATCAGCAGAACAG CTGCTCTTGGCTCCAACACCATACATCATCGGAGTCCCTGCCAGCTTCTTCCTCTACAAACTGGACTTCAAAATGCCTGATGACGTGTGGCTAGTAGATCTGGACAGCAATAGG GTGATTGCCCCCACTAATGCGGAAGTGCTGCCTATCCTGCCAGAGCCGGAATCGTTAGAGTTGAAGAAGCATTTGAAGCAG GCCCTCGCCAGCATGAGTCTCAACACCCAACCCATCCTCAATCTGGAGAAATTCCACGAGGGCCAGGAGATCCCCCTTCTCCTGGGAAGGCCTTCTAATGACCTGCAGTCCACACCTTCCACCGAGTTCAACCCGCTCATCTACGGCAATGATGTGGATTCGGTGGATGTTGCAACCAG AGTGGCCATGGTCCGTTTCTTCAACTCCCCCAACGTGCTGCAGGGCTTTCAGATGCACACACGTACCCTACGTCTCTTCCCCCGGCCCGTGGTGGCTTTCCAAGCCGGCTCCTTTTTAGCCTCACGCCCCCGGCAGACTCCTTTCGCCGAGAAACTGGCCAGGACTCAGGCCGTGGAGTACTTTGGAGAATGGATCCTGAACCCCACCAACTACGCCTTCCAGCGGATTCACAACA ACATGTTCGATCCAGCTCTGATTGGCGACAAGCCCAAGTGGTATGCCCACCAGCTGCAGCCCATTCACTATCGAGTGTATGACAGTGGTTCCCAACTGGCCGAGGCGCTGAGCGTGCCGCCCGAGCGAGACTCTGACTCTGACCCAACTGACGACAG TGGGAGTGACAGCATGGATTATGACGATTCAAGCTCTTCTTACTCTTCCCTTGGTGACTTTGTCAGCGAGATGATGAAATGCGATATCAACGGTGATACTCCTA ACGTGGACCCTCTGACGCACGCGGCACTGGGAGATGCCAGCGAGGTGGCGATTGAGGAGCTGCAGAAccagaaggaggcagaggaaccCGGCCCGGATGGCGAGAGCTCTCAGGAAAACCCGCCCCTGCGCTCCAGCCCCAGCACCACTGTGAGCAGTAGCCCCAGCACCATTATCCACGGCGCCAGCTCT GAACCTGTTGACTCAGCAGAGACCGACGATAAGGCGGCAGGAGGCGTCCCCAAGTCCGTACCCACCGTGCCTCCCGGCATGGGCAAGTGCAGCATGGACAGGCATCAGACAGAAACCGGAGAGGG GGCTCAAAAGCTGCTGCGGCCCAGCAGCTTGAAGCTGGCAAGTGACTCAGACGCAGAGTCGGACTCTCGAGCGAGCTCGCCCACCTCCACTGTCTCCAGCAACAGCACGGAGGGCTTCGGGGGCATCATGTCTTTGGCCA GCAGCCTGTATCGGAACCACAGCACCAGCTTCAGCCTTTCGAACCTCACACTGCCCACCAAAGGAGCCCGAGAGAAGAGCACGCCCTTCCCCAGTCTGAAAG GGCACAGGCGGGCGTTGGTGGACCAGAAGTCGTCCGTCATTAAACACAGCCCGACCGTGAAGAGAGAGCCCCCGTCACCCCAGGGCCGAGCCAGCAACTCTAG TGAGAACCAGCAGTTCCTGAAGGAGGTGGTGCACAGCGTGCTGGACGGCCAGGGCGTCGGCTGGCTCAACATGAAGAAGGTGCGGCGGCTGCTGGAGAGCGAGCAGCTGCGCGTCTTCGTCCTGAGCAAGCTGAACCGCACGGTGCAGTCCGAGGACGAGGCCCGGCAGGATGTCATCCCCGACGTG GAGATCAGCCGGAAGGTGTACAAGGGCATGTTGGATCTGCTCAAGTGCACAGTCCTCAGTCTGGAGCAGTCCTTTGCCCACGCTGGCCTGGGTGGCATGGCCAGCATCTTCGGGCTTCTGGAGATCGCCCAGACCCACTACTACAGTAAAG AACCAGACAAGCGGAAGAGAAGTCCCACAGAGAGCATCAGTACACCAGTCGGCAAGGATCCTGGCCTGGCTGGGCGGGGGGACCCAAAGGCCATGGCACAGCTGAGGGTCCCCCAGCTGGGACCTCTGGCACCGAGTGCCCCAGGAAAGAgtcccaaagaactggacacCAGAAGTCTAAAGGAAGAGAACTTTGTGGCATCTATCG AATTGTGGAGCAAGCACCAGGAAGTGAAAAATCAAAAAGCTTTGGAAAAACAGA GGCCTGAAGTAATCAAACCCACCTTTGACCTTGGTGAGACCGACGAGAAAAAGTCCCAGGTCAGCGCAGACAGTGGTGTGAGCCTGACATCTGGTTCCCAG AGGACCGATCCAGACTCTGTCATCAGTGTGAGTCCCGCTGTGATGATCCGAAGCTCAAGTCAGGACTCTGAA GTGAGCAACAGCTCCGGAGAGACCCTGGGAGCAGACAGCGACCTCAGCAGCAGTGCGGGTGATGGCCCAGGCGGCGAGGGCAGCGCCTACTTGGCAGGCTCTCGAGGCACCTTGTCTGACAGCGAGATCGAGACCAACTCTGCCACCAGTGCCATCTTT GGTAAAGCCCATAGCTTGAAGCCAAGTGTGAAGGAGAAGCTGGTGGGCAGCCCAGTTCGCTTTTCTGAAGACGTCAGCCAGCGAGTCTACCTCTACGAGGGACTCCTAG GAAGGGACAAAGGATCGATGTGGGACCAGTTAGAGGACGCTGCTATGGAGACCTTTTCTATAA GCAAAGAGCGTTCTACTTTATGGGACCAAATGCAGTTCTGGGAAGACGCGTTCTTAGATGCCGTGATGTTGGAGAGAGAAGGAATGGGCATGGACCAGGGTCCCCAGGAAATGATAGACAG GTACCTGTCCCTGGGAGAACACGACCGGAAGCGCCTGGAGGACGATGAAGACCGTCTGCTGGCCACACTCTTGCACAACCTCATCTCGTACATGCTGCTGATGAAG GTAAATAAGAATGACATCCGGAAGAAGGTGAGGCGCCTGATGGGAAAGTCCCATATTGGGCTTGTGTACAGTCAGCAAATCAATGAAGTCCTTGACCAGCTGGCCAACCTG AATGGACGCGATCTCTCCATCCGGTCCAGTGGCAGCCGGCACATGAAGAAGCAGACATTCGTGGTACATGCAGGGACAGACACGAATGGAGATATCTTTTTCATGGAG GTGTGTGACGACTGCGTGGTGCTGCGCAGTAACATCGGGACGGTGTACGAGCGCTGGTGGTACGAGAAACTCATCAACATGACCTACTGCCCCAAGACCAAGGTGCTGTGCTTGTGGCGCAGAAATGGCTCCGAGACCCAGCTCAACAAGTTCTATACTAAGAAG TGTCGGGAGCTGTACTACTGCGTGAAGGACAGCATGGAGCGCGCCGCCGCCCGCCAGCAGAGCATCAAGCCGG GGCCGGAATTGGGTGGCGAGTTCCCCGTGCAGGACATGAAGACTGGCGAGGGGGGCTTGCTGCAGGTCACCCTCGAAGGGATCAACCTCAAGTTCATGCACAACCAG
- the MADD gene encoding MAP kinase-activating death domain protein isoform X4, with protein sequence MVQKKKSCPRLLDYLVIVGARHPSSDSVAQTPELLRRYPLEDHSEFPLPPDVVFFCQPEGCLSVRQRRMTLRDDTSFVFTLTDKDTGVTRYGICVNFYRSFQKRVPKEKGEAGPGSRGKEGPRAPFVSEEVGPKTSESGPSLQPPSADSTPDVSQSPRARRRAKAGSRSRNSTLTSLCVLSHYPFFSTFRECLYTLKRLVDCCSERLLGKKLGLPRGIQRDTMWRIFTGSLLVEEKSSALLHDLREIEAWIYRLLRSPVPVSGQKRVDIEVLPQELQQALTFALPDPSRFTLVDFPLHLPLELLGVDACLQVLTCILLEHKVVLQSRDYNALSMSVMAFVAMIYPLEYMFPVIPLLPTCMASAEQLLLAPTPYIIGVPASFFLYKLDFKMPDDVWLVDLDSNRVIAPTNAEVLPILPEPESLELKKHLKQALASMSLNTQPILNLEKFHEGQEIPLLLGRPSNDLQSTPSTEFNPLIYGNDVDSVDVATRVAMVRFFNSPNVLQGFQMHTRTLRLFPRPVVAFQAGSFLASRPRQTPFAEKLARTQAVEYFGEWILNPTNYAFQRIHNNMFDPALIGDKPKWYAHQLQPIHYRVYDSGSQLAEALSVPPERDSDSDPTDDSGSDSMDYDDSSSSYSSLGDFVSEMMKCDINGDTPNVDPLTHAALGDASEVAIEELQNQKEAEEPGPDGESSQENPPLRSSPSTTEPVDSAETDDKAAGGVPKSVPTVPPGMGKCSMDRHQTETGEGSVRQRASDSPCLQPQCGFPPEEDDEQGESYTPRFSQHVSGHRAQKLLRPSSLKLASDSDAESDSRASSPTSTVSSNSTEGFGGIMSLASSLYRNHSTSFSLSNLTLPTKGAREKSTPFPSLKVFGLNTLMEIVTEAGPGSGEGHRRALVDQKSSVIKHSPTVKREPPSPQGRASNSSENQQFLKEVVHSVLDGQGVGWLNMKKVRRLLESEQLRVFVLSKLNRTVQSEDEARQDVIPDVEISRKVYKGMLDLLKCTVLSLEQSFAHAGLGGMASIFGLLEIAQTHYYSKEPDKRKRSPTESISTPVGKDPGLAGRGDPKAMAQLRVPQLGPLAPSAPGKSPKELDTRSLKEENFVASIELWSKHQEVKNQKALEKQRPEVIKPTFDLGETDEKKSQVSADSGVSLTSGSQRTDPDSVISVSPAVMIRSSSQDSEVSTVVSNSSGETLGADSDLSSSAGDGPGGEGSAYLAGSRGTLSDSEIETNSATSAIFGKAHSLKPSVKEKLVGSPVRFSEDVSQRVYLYEGLLGRDKGSMWDQLEDAAMETFSISKERSTLWDQMQFWEDAFLDAVMLEREGMGMDQGPQEMIDRYLSLGEHDRKRLEDDEDRLLATLLHNLISYMLLMKVNKNDIRKKVRRLMGKSHIGLVYSQQINEVLDQLANLNGRDLSIRSSGSRHMKKQTFVVHAGTDTNGDIFFMEVCDDCVVLRSNIGTVYERWWYEKLINMTYCPKTKVLCLWRRNGSETQLNKFYTKKCRELYYCVKDSMERAAARQQSIKPGPELGGEFPVQDMKTGEGGLLQVTLEGINLKFMHNQVFIELNHIKKCNTVRGVFVLEEFVPEIKEVVSHKYKTPMAHEICYSVLCLFSYVAAVRSSEEDLRTPPRPVSS encoded by the exons ATGGTGCAAAAGAAGAAGTCCTGTCCTCGGTTACTTGACTACCTGGTGATCGTAGGGGCCAG GCACCCGAGCAGTGACAGTGTGGCCCAGACTCCGGAACTGCTACGGCGGTACCCACTAGAGGACCACTCGGAGTTTCCCCTGCCCCCGGATGTCGTGTTCTTCTGCCAGCCGGAGGGCTGCCTGAGCGTGCGGCAGCGGCGCATGACCCTGCGGGATGACACCTCTTTTGTCTTCACCCTCACGGACAAGGACACTGGTGTCACCCGATATGGCATCTGCGTCAACTTCTACCGCTCCTTCCAAAAGCGCGTGCCTAAGGAAAAGGGGGAGGCCGGGCCAGGGTCCCGGGGGAAGGAAGGGCCCCGAGCCCCCTTCGTCTCCGAGGAGGTGGGCCCCAAGACCTCGGAGAGCGGCCCATCCCTGCAGCCGCCCAGTGCCGACTCCACCCCAGACGTGAGCCAGTCTCCGCGGGCCAGACGCCGGGCCAAGGCGGGGAGCCGGTCCCGCAACAGCACGCTGACGTCCCTGTGCGTGCTCAGCCACTACCCCTTCTTCTCTACCTTCCGAGAGTGTCTGTACACCCTCAAGCGTCTGGTGGACTGCTGCAGCGAGCGCCTGCTGGGCAAGAAACTGGGCCTCCCTCGAGGCATACAGAG GGACACCATGTGGCGAATCTTTACTGGATCGTTGTTAGTGGAGGAGAAGTCAAGTGCCCTGCTGCACGACCTCCGGGAGATTGAGGCCTGGATCTACCGGTTGCTGCGCTCCCCGGTACCTGTCTCGGGGCAGAAGCGAGTGGACATTGAGGTCCTGCCCCAGGAGCTCCAGCAGGCTCTGACCTTTGCTCTCCCAGACCCCTCTCGATTCACCCTAGTGGACTTCCCGCTGCACCTCCCCCTGGAGCTTCTGGGTGTGGACGCCTGTCTACAGGTGCTCACCTGCATCCTGTTAGAGCACAAG GTTGTGCTCCAGTCCCGAGACTACAATGCACTCTCCATGTCCGTGATGGCCTTTGTGGCGATGATCTACCCCTTGGAGTATATGTTTCCTGTTATCCCACTGCTGCCCACCTGCATGGCATCAGCAGAACAG CTGCTCTTGGCTCCAACACCATACATCATCGGAGTCCCTGCCAGCTTCTTCCTCTACAAACTGGACTTCAAAATGCCTGATGACGTGTGGCTAGTAGATCTGGACAGCAATAGG GTGATTGCCCCCACTAATGCGGAAGTGCTGCCTATCCTGCCAGAGCCGGAATCGTTAGAGTTGAAGAAGCATTTGAAGCAG GCCCTCGCCAGCATGAGTCTCAACACCCAACCCATCCTCAATCTGGAGAAATTCCACGAGGGCCAGGAGATCCCCCTTCTCCTGGGAAGGCCTTCTAATGACCTGCAGTCCACACCTTCCACCGAGTTCAACCCGCTCATCTACGGCAATGATGTGGATTCGGTGGATGTTGCAACCAG AGTGGCCATGGTCCGTTTCTTCAACTCCCCCAACGTGCTGCAGGGCTTTCAGATGCACACACGTACCCTACGTCTCTTCCCCCGGCCCGTGGTGGCTTTCCAAGCCGGCTCCTTTTTAGCCTCACGCCCCCGGCAGACTCCTTTCGCCGAGAAACTGGCCAGGACTCAGGCCGTGGAGTACTTTGGAGAATGGATCCTGAACCCCACCAACTACGCCTTCCAGCGGATTCACAACA ACATGTTCGATCCAGCTCTGATTGGCGACAAGCCCAAGTGGTATGCCCACCAGCTGCAGCCCATTCACTATCGAGTGTATGACAGTGGTTCCCAACTGGCCGAGGCGCTGAGCGTGCCGCCCGAGCGAGACTCTGACTCTGACCCAACTGACGACAG TGGGAGTGACAGCATGGATTATGACGATTCAAGCTCTTCTTACTCTTCCCTTGGTGACTTTGTCAGCGAGATGATGAAATGCGATATCAACGGTGATACTCCTA ACGTGGACCCTCTGACGCACGCGGCACTGGGAGATGCCAGCGAGGTGGCGATTGAGGAGCTGCAGAAccagaaggaggcagaggaaccCGGCCCGGATGGCGAGAGCTCTCAGGAAAACCCGCCCCTGCGCTCCAGCCCCAGCACCACT GAACCTGTTGACTCAGCAGAGACCGACGATAAGGCGGCAGGAGGCGTCCCCAAGTCCGTACCCACCGTGCCTCCCGGCATGGGCAAGTGCAGCATGGACAGGCATCAGACAGAAACCGGAGAGGGGTCAGTGCGCCAGCGAGCCTCTGACAGCCCGTGCCTCCAGCCCCAGTGTGGCTTTCCCCCTGAGGAAGACGATGAGCAGGGTGAAAGTTACACCCCCCGATTCAGCCAGCATGTCAGTGGCCATCG GGCTCAAAAGCTGCTGCGGCCCAGCAGCTTGAAGCTGGCAAGTGACTCAGACGCAGAGTCGGACTCTCGAGCGAGCTCGCCCACCTCCACTGTCTCCAGCAACAGCACGGAGGGCTTCGGGGGCATCATGTCTTTGGCCA GCAGCCTGTATCGGAACCACAGCACCAGCTTCAGCCTTTCGAACCTCACACTGCCCACCAAAGGAGCCCGAGAGAAGAGCACGCCCTTCCCCAGTCTGAAAG TATTTGGGCTAAATACTCTAATGGAGATTGTTACTGAAGCCGGCCCCGGGAGTGGTGAAG GGCACAGGCGGGCGTTGGTGGACCAGAAGTCGTCCGTCATTAAACACAGCCCGACCGTGAAGAGAGAGCCCCCGTCACCCCAGGGCCGAGCCAGCAACTCTAG TGAGAACCAGCAGTTCCTGAAGGAGGTGGTGCACAGCGTGCTGGACGGCCAGGGCGTCGGCTGGCTCAACATGAAGAAGGTGCGGCGGCTGCTGGAGAGCGAGCAGCTGCGCGTCTTCGTCCTGAGCAAGCTGAACCGCACGGTGCAGTCCGAGGACGAGGCCCGGCAGGATGTCATCCCCGACGTG GAGATCAGCCGGAAGGTGTACAAGGGCATGTTGGATCTGCTCAAGTGCACAGTCCTCAGTCTGGAGCAGTCCTTTGCCCACGCTGGCCTGGGTGGCATGGCCAGCATCTTCGGGCTTCTGGAGATCGCCCAGACCCACTACTACAGTAAAG AACCAGACAAGCGGAAGAGAAGTCCCACAGAGAGCATCAGTACACCAGTCGGCAAGGATCCTGGCCTGGCTGGGCGGGGGGACCCAAAGGCCATGGCACAGCTGAGGGTCCCCCAGCTGGGACCTCTGGCACCGAGTGCCCCAGGAAAGAgtcccaaagaactggacacCAGAAGTCTAAAGGAAGAGAACTTTGTGGCATCTATCG AATTGTGGAGCAAGCACCAGGAAGTGAAAAATCAAAAAGCTTTGGAAAAACAGA GGCCTGAAGTAATCAAACCCACCTTTGACCTTGGTGAGACCGACGAGAAAAAGTCCCAGGTCAGCGCAGACAGTGGTGTGAGCCTGACATCTGGTTCCCAG AGGACCGATCCAGACTCTGTCATCAGTGTGAGTCCCGCTGTGATGATCCGAAGCTCAAGTCAGGACTCTGAAGTTAGCACCGTG GTGAGCAACAGCTCCGGAGAGACCCTGGGAGCAGACAGCGACCTCAGCAGCAGTGCGGGTGATGGCCCAGGCGGCGAGGGCAGCGCCTACTTGGCAGGCTCTCGAGGCACCTTGTCTGACAGCGAGATCGAGACCAACTCTGCCACCAGTGCCATCTTT GGTAAAGCCCATAGCTTGAAGCCAAGTGTGAAGGAGAAGCTGGTGGGCAGCCCAGTTCGCTTTTCTGAAGACGTCAGCCAGCGAGTCTACCTCTACGAGGGACTCCTAG GAAGGGACAAAGGATCGATGTGGGACCAGTTAGAGGACGCTGCTATGGAGACCTTTTCTATAA GCAAAGAGCGTTCTACTTTATGGGACCAAATGCAGTTCTGGGAAGACGCGTTCTTAGATGCCGTGATGTTGGAGAGAGAAGGAATGGGCATGGACCAGGGTCCCCAGGAAATGATAGACAG GTACCTGTCCCTGGGAGAACACGACCGGAAGCGCCTGGAGGACGATGAAGACCGTCTGCTGGCCACACTCTTGCACAACCTCATCTCGTACATGCTGCTGATGAAG GTAAATAAGAATGACATCCGGAAGAAGGTGAGGCGCCTGATGGGAAAGTCCCATATTGGGCTTGTGTACAGTCAGCAAATCAATGAAGTCCTTGACCAGCTGGCCAACCTG AATGGACGCGATCTCTCCATCCGGTCCAGTGGCAGCCGGCACATGAAGAAGCAGACATTCGTGGTACATGCAGGGACAGACACGAATGGAGATATCTTTTTCATGGAG GTGTGTGACGACTGCGTGGTGCTGCGCAGTAACATCGGGACGGTGTACGAGCGCTGGTGGTACGAGAAACTCATCAACATGACCTACTGCCCCAAGACCAAGGTGCTGTGCTTGTGGCGCAGAAATGGCTCCGAGACCCAGCTCAACAAGTTCTATACTAAGAAG TGTCGGGAGCTGTACTACTGCGTGAAGGACAGCATGGAGCGCGCCGCCGCCCGCCAGCAGAGCATCAAGCCGG GGCCGGAATTGGGTGGCGAGTTCCCCGTGCAGGACATGAAGACTGGCGAGGGGGGCTTGCTGCAGGTCACCCTCGAAGGGATCAACCTCAAGTTCATGCACAACCAG